From Zea mays cultivar B73 chromosome 3, Zm-B73-REFERENCE-NAM-5.0, whole genome shotgun sequence:
ttatttcgatctcttcattgttcagaaaaaaagagaagctttggaatagaacagataaggccaagaattcattttatctgggaaaaccaccatataactagcttttgatgaagcaaatgatgataactgcttggcaagaatgaAATAGGACTGGTGTCCGtctaggatccatcttcaacaacagatattactgctctcatacgaagaaatcatcagtagagaggatacaataggtctctacaagatcttcatatttctatcacaaattaccatCACTGACAGTATTGCGGTCGAGAATTGTGGCTCTTCCAACGCCAAGAACCAAGGACAAATTAATGCCTAATGTAGCTTCAAGCtttgtggtgatgtgggatttcatagcTAGTTTCTACTCTTCTTACTCCTAGTAGATCAGAGATAGATTATGGTAAGCATTTTAAAGGTGGAATCCAATGTAGTTCTGCTACATAAACTCCAGGTATATGTCCATTCAGGACTGACCTTTACCATTTGGCTGAAAAGTATATCATACCAATCAAAGGACTATACCTAGTCAATTCAGCGACTATAAGTATTGACAATTCTgagatgtatgcaacacaagcatagaggtcctggacaggacgagtaaagtggttcgacgggaacacactatggttttcacaccaacatagtgaaaaatttctcagaataacctctcggtatactcacaacttcgtgttgctggcgattacatgtccttttatctcatagtttgcttcatgtcatttagcgacaaagagagcaatgtgctaatatctggttgagcaatgtatgactgagatttatagtcttaaatcatttggtaaggccttttgcttactaatagaatcccaatttgtgatgtcttctatgccaaaaaggctttcatgcattaatgttgaatttcttcaggttacttcgggtaaaactttatgcatgaggagagagagCAAAAAAATAACTTatctatgttttattgtatttcaatttattttcccagatttccaagcactatagagcttgatatagttgttatggccacttggcgatatataaatatatataatgccacacaacacactcaaataaaatatagggccaaataaaattgtttatggaggttgcgcataatgtgactttaggggactgaacaacccaccacaatccacgcgagtacaagctctagcgtctggtgtcaacgcgtgtgcggccatcagggctacgacaccacaacaagccttcgtaataagcgcaacaggCACAATTATGACTTGGTAATTGGGGTACACGATAAGTCcacgcaacgtgcgcaacaggcgcaattgtggctcaATGATCACGGCAGACAGAtagtgcctacagggcatgcgaaaaatacgcGACTCAGCGATGGCGGTCTGACTCAATAGGAGTGGTCCGATTAAGTGAGAGTgcaacatagcaatcacatgacgcagccaagttcgtacgacacaaatactgtgtcgtgttgccagggcgcagtcaATATTCAGCTAATGCCATAACTCAGCCAATAATAACATAGCCTGATCAGTGTGTCCGAGTACCCACTATACAAATTAATCGTTCGTCGTGAGTCTGATAGCTCAACGCAACACAAATATTTAAAGCGGTAAAAAATACACTGCATAACCTTTAAATGCATTTTAGTAATTTTCTGCTAATTATCTACTACAGGAAATAAAGTAGAGAAATGGTACTATAATTAATGCATAAGCATAAATAGACCAGGCGCATAAAAATATTTTTACATATTTAAACATGCattttctactaattatttactACAGAAAAATAATTAGCCAATGTACCTAGACATCACCAATGGTCAAGCGGTCATGCAAGGGCAAGCACACAGCCATGGCAACAGGAAACAAGAATGGGCGGACGTGCTGAGCAACGTGCCTACAACATTTTTTTTCTTTCTGCACACTGCATGGTGCATGCAGGCTGGTGGCATGCAAGTTTGTTTTTCGGTGTGGCGGAATGGACGGCAGAAAGTGAGGCAAGCGGGTCAGTACTCAGTAGCCGGTCACTTTTTTTATAGAAATAATTCTCAACCGCATGCTCTCCTCTATCTCCTGGAAAAAGGGATCTGCGTGCTAAAAAAGTTGGAGGAGTGCAGGCAATCGTCCACGCCAGGCAATCGTCCTCACGAGAAATTTGGAGGAGCGGCCATGCACAGTCTACGGAACCGCCCATTCCGCGCCAGGGATGGCTAGCAGCGGCAGCCGCAGAGCGGTCTCACAATTTTTTTTCACCGCACTAAATTTCATATCACTTTTCTTTAATCTTTTTCGAGGAACGAATGAAGAACAGTAGATCCATCCTACTTAAAAATGCATACCACGTTTGCGTAGAGGGCAAATCGAagactgtcgcgtaggacagttcggctaggccggtGACCTGCCGACttgacggagagttgatgcagatctgatctcgcagcaacgtcgaggtagagcgtgctgataacgtgttgagaactacgttaccacggatcaccagatccgctcccttccctcccgtcagcagtagaggcgcaagaagatgtagagaacccgtctcccttcccttaagcacgacagaggaaacacacgagacacaggatatagggttgggcctctggcctctttctgatctctgtattATGACGGGGTAtacatgttccttatatagagatgtgagacccctcaggggcaaagcaggtatttgcccacataaccctaactagggttacttaacagttTCTACCCTAGTGCTGGGAATATGGACTAGGCTTTTTAGGCTAACACGAGCACAACCCGAAAACAGTAGCCCAAAGTACGATCCGACACGAAATAATATGGGCCATGCTAGCACAGTCTGAAGGTGGGTTTAGGCCGGGCCTCAAATTCCAGCCCATCGGGCCCAACACGGTCCAATTAAGCCCAATTTGCTTAATTTCTTTAATTCAGTAAGATATCAACTTTATATTGTTGTGATATTTGGATTTTATGTGATCAAATGATGTTAggattgtttaatatctttaatttagtaagctatgaaCTTTATGTGGTTGTACTATTTTGATATTATGTGGTTAAATATACGAACCGGGATTGGACCGGCACGACCCAACGAAGGCACGACGTGGTTTAAGTCTGGGCTGGGCCACTGTTTTTGCACTTTGGACTGGTACGGCACAGTCCAAAAGTTTTTTAGACTCTCGTAGCCCAAACACGTTTGGCACAAAGCACGATAGACTTGGACCGAACCGAACGAGCGAAGCACGATAGGCTTGGACCGGCCTGACCCGGCCCAATTCCTAGCACTATTCCACCCCTACATGTAACTGAGTCGCATCTCGGATTGTTAACTTGGCTAGAGACCAGCATCGGTTCTCAGATCATTCTGGACCAGCATAGGTTACTTGTTTTAGAGAGCTCAAGGTGATAAGTGGTTTTTTTTGAAACACGATAGTAGTAGGTCAATATACTACACGAGACGACAGCTGGTTTGTTTTTATTTATTCACTCGCAGAACACAACACACTGAGTCGGGGAGCTCACCGAACAGCACAATGTACAGACGATGACCACGAAACACTGAACAGCACACGTACACACCAGACATACCAAAGCAGAGCAACCACAGTACCACACACACGAGTCGCGTCGCTGAAACCCAAGACCCGACGCCGCGACGCGAACGCGACGCGACCATTCACCTCGCGTCCATGTCTTCTTCAGCCGGAGATCTGGATGCTCTTAACCTCAGGCTTCTTGACCTCGGCCTTGGGCACGGTGACCGTGAGCACGCCGTTCTCCAGCGCGGCCCTCACCTCCTCGGTCTTGGCGTTCTCGGGGAGGCGGAAGCGCCGCACGAACTGGCCGCTGCTGCGCTCCACGCGGTGCCACTTGTCGCCCTTGTCCTCCTTCTCCCTGCTGCGCTGCCCGCTGATGAGCAGCACGTTGCCGTCCTCCACCTCCACCTTcacctcctccttcttcacgccgGGGAGGTCGGCCTTGAACACGTGCGCCTCGGGCGTCTCCTTCCAGTCGATGCGGGCGCTGGCGAAGGCGGCGGTCTCggaggccgccgccgccgacgacgacgacggcacgATGGAGCGGAACACGCTGTCGAAGGGGTCGAAGAGGTCCACGGAGAATGGGTCGAACACGCTGCCGCGCCTCACCAGCGACATTTCTGCTTGGTTGCTAGCGGCTCGCTGCGGGCGAGTCTGCCAACTGCGAAGTAGCGAGTCTTGTGGATTGGAAGATTTCGGTGCGCGTTGCCTGCTCCTGCTCTGATCGCGATCTTCGCTCTGGATTGGGATTGGGTTGGGACGAGTTGTGGCCTTGTGGGGTGACGCTTTTATAGCTTCGTCAAGAGCGGTCGCTGAATCGTCTGGACTTCTCTCCACTCTCCCCTTGCTTTCCAGAAAGATGAAAGCTTTCTTCCCGTTGTTTCTGATCTGAAGGTCCCACATTGTTCCAGAGCAGTCTACGTCCCGCTCGACGGGGCCGCCCTCTCTTCACTGTGCTTGCGGAATTTATTTTCCCTGAATAATTTTGCTTCCACGAACACGTTCTCACTGTGCCACATGTACTCCCGTCTAGAAAAACTAAAAATCTAGTTTTCTAAAAAAATCAAATAATATAAATTTAACCAAGTTCATAAAAAATACTATtagtattgtcggcgtttcgagaccgggggtccctcgggccaacaagtgagtgtcgccgcgtgctccagcccagatgggtcgagcgcctaggcgagcgcgaagggggaaggagcgtggcggccggagaccggcgtgagagaggtgggaatcccgcggccttcgtgttcgtccagcgcccaggtcgggtgcgcttgcagtagggggttacaagcgtccacgcgggaga
This genomic window contains:
- the LOC100280576 gene encoding 16.9 kDa class I heat shock protein 1 → MSLVRRGSVFDPFSVDLFDPFDSVFRSIVPSSSSAAAASETAAFASARIDWKETPEAHVFKADLPGVKKEEVKVEVEDGNVLLISGQRSREKEDKGDKWHRVERSSGQFVRRFRLPENAKTEEVRAALENGVLTVTVPKAEVKKPEVKSIQISG